A part of Jaculus jaculus isolate mJacJac1 chromosome 17, mJacJac1.mat.Y.cur, whole genome shotgun sequence genomic DNA contains:
- the Foxl2 gene encoding forkhead box protein L2, whose protein sequence is MMASYPEPEDTAAGALLSPETGRAVKEPEAPPPPSPGKGGGTAPEKPDPAQKPPYSYVALIAMAIRESAEKRLTLSGIYQYIIAKFPFYEKNKKGWQNSIRHNLSLNECFIKVPREGGGERKGNYWTLDPACEDMFEKGNYRRRRRMKRPFRPPPAHFQPGKGLFATGGAGAGCGVAGAGADGYGYLAPPKYLQSGFLNNSWPLPQPPSPMPPYASCQMAAAAAAAAAAAAAAGPGSPGAAAAVVKGLAGPAASYGPYSRVQSMALPPAVVNSYNGLGGPPTAPPPPPPPPPPPPHPHPHPHAHHLHAAAAAPPPAPPHHGAAAPPPGQLSPASPAAAAPPAPAPTSAPGLQFACARQPELAMMHCSYWDHDSKTGALHSRLDL, encoded by the coding sequence ATGATGGCCAGCTACCCCGAGCCCGAGGACACCGCCGCCGGAGCCCTGCTGAGCCCGGAGACCGGCCGTGCAGTCAAGGAGCCCGAAGCACCGCCGCCTCCGAGTCCCGGCAAGGGCGGCGGGACCGCTCCGGAGAAGCCGGACCCGGCGCAGAAACCCCCGTACTCGTACGTGGCGCTCATCGCCATGGCCATCCGCGAGAGCGCCGAGAAGAGGCTCACGCTGTCGGGCATCTACCAGTACATCATCGCCAAGTTCCCCTTCTACGAGAAGAACAAGAAGGGCTGGCAGAACAGCATCCGCCACAACCTCAGCCTCAACGAGTGCTTCATCAAGGTGCCGCGCGAGGGCGGCGGCGAGCGCAAGGGCAACTACTGGACGCTGGACCCGGCCTGCGAGGACATGTTCGAGAAAGGCAActaccgccgccgccgccgcatgAAGCGACCCTTCCGCCCGCCGCCCGCGCACTTCCAACCCGGCAAAGGGCTCTTCGCCACCGGAGGCGCCGGGGCCGGCTGCGGGgtggccggggccggggccgatGGCTACGGCTACCTGGCACCCCCCAAGTACCTGCAGTCTGGGTTCCTCAACAACTCGTGGCCGCTGCCCCAGCCGCCCTCGCCCATGCCTCCCTACGCCTCCTGCCAGATGGccgcggcggcggcagcggcggcggcggcagcggctgcCGCGGGCCCCGGCAGCCCCggtgcggcggcggcggtggttaAGGGGCTGGCGGGCCCGGCCGCTTCGTACGGGCCCTACTCCCGGGTGCAAAGCATGGCGCTGCCACCGGCCGTAGTGAACTCCTACAACGGCCTGGGAGGCCCTCCGAccgcgcccccgccgccgccgccgccgccaccgccaccgccgcaTCCTCACCCGCATCCTCACGCGCATCATCTGCACGCGGCCGCCGCCGCGCCCCCGCCGGCCCCGCCGCACCACGGAGCTGCCGCGCCGCCCCCGGGCCAGCTGAGTCCAGCCAGCCCGGCCGCCGCGGCGCCGCCAGCGCCCGCGCCCACGAGCGCGCCCGGCCTGCAGTTCGCCTGCGCCCGGCAACCCGAGCTCGCCATGATGCATTGCTCTTACTGGGACCACGACAGCAAGACCGGCGCGCTGCACTCGCGCCTGGACCTCTGA